The following nucleotide sequence is from Zea mays cultivar B73 chromosome 1, Zm-B73-REFERENCE-NAM-5.0, whole genome shotgun sequence.
TGATCATTAAACACCAAAACTTAACTTTAAATGGCATcgattcattttccttacaatatgTTTGCAGAAACAATGTGAGTTAAGTTATgctaatgaaaaattaattgggaTTATGTGGTTTCCCCTGTCCCTATTGATGAAAATCAATTTCAGGATTCAAATGATAAGCAAAAATTGTTAAGTATCATCCAGttctatgttaatataatcgttgaaCACTTGGAGTCGTGACATGACCTTTAGTTTTTCCCTTTGTTTGTTTTATAAAAGAGGGCATGAACAAATTGCTTGACCTGGACAAGTCTAGTTAGAAGTGGTGATGCACAGTTGTGATAACTAGTGTTAGGTAAACCCATAAGGCCATAAGAGCACATGATGAGTTTGAAAGAAAACCCAACTTGAAAAGCGACCAAAATAAGTGAGTTGGTGGTGATGCAGTAGCATCGAACGTGTCTAGTGTGCACTAGATATATGGCACTGAACATGGGTTTTCACTGTTGAGAATAGGCGAAAAACCAAGttttccgatgtgcaccggacatatcACCCAAAGAGCTTGCAAATTAGCACTTAGACTTGATGTAGGTGTGCCACCGAATATGGCACTGGACATGGTACTCAAAGAGGTTGTAAACTATGTCTAAGAGGCTAAATACTTATCGAATATGtctggtgcatcaccggacatggTACTCAGAGAGGTCCACAACTATGCACTTGAGTGTTGAAGTCACCGTATTTGTCTAGTGTGAGCACCATATATCAGTTCATTAATGACTAGTTTCGAAAACTAGCCATTGGAAAGACATAATATATTCGATATAGAGAGTGGTTGTGCACCAAACATATATGGTGCACCCGACTAGGTTGAGTGAAGTAGTATTGGAGTAACAATTAGTTCCTTTGCTTGGGGCTATTTATACCTCCCAACTCGTCTATTTGAAGACTCTTGTCCATTTTATCTGCAGAAGAAGCCCATTGGAGAGTGAGAAAGATCATTTGCCTAAATCACTTGATGAGCGGTCTCATTTGTGCATTGAGGGTAGTCTGTGTGTATTCACTGCCCTCTTTAGACTTGGCCAGGTCAAGTAAGAGTTAGTGCTTATTAattttggtgatcggcatcacctagacgacttGGTAGCAAATCATACGAAGAGTTTGTGGGTGACCCAACTTAACTATGTGCATGATCGTAACGGTTTCTAGAGAGGAAAAGAACCAACACGTAAAAAACGCTTGGTCCTTGCATGAACAATGGGGAGCAAAACCCTTACATGCATGTGGCAAAGCTAGAGCAAATTTGAGGGTGGTTCGTTTGCCTTGTGGATGCATGAGAATTTATTTTAAGGGTGCATAGTTGGTGAAATTTTAACCAATTATATAGATTTTGTATTTTCTAGGGGATACATTTGCACCCCCTAACTAGAGTGAAGTTTCACCCCTACTTACATGGGTGCTCCAATGAGAACTAATGAAAAATATTGATTGTCCAATACCTCAAAAAACATCGAGATGTTCCAAATCTTTACTTTGCTTTAAGTATTTATATTTGAGCAATTACACTATTAGAACTTAGTGTGTAAAACTCTGAGTTGATACATAGAAATACTTCTAgacaaaaaggaaaaaggatgAAGTTAAGCTTGACAATAGGTTTTAGGGCATATTTGTTTCcatagtgctaaagtttagcacctGCTGAACTtttgctaaactttagcacttgaCAGCTTTTTGGGTATaagtgctaaactttagcatGATACCCTAATTAATGTCTAAACTAGTAGCAGCACAAGAACTCGTCAATGGGGGAGGAGAGAGAATAGTCATTCGGTGGGGAAGAGAAATGGAGTTGAGAGAGCACTTTTAGCACAATTTAGCATTTTTGGTGGAGCTAAAGTGCTAATGGGTGCCAAACTTTAGCATAACACTTCTAACCCGTTTGTTTAGCTAATGAAACTTTAGCACAACACTTCTAGCGAGTCTGTTTGGTTCTCTAAGAGTTAAACCTTAGCAAAAAGTGCAGTGATAAACGGGGCCTTAATCTATGTTCGAATAGAAAGAAGCCTAATTCATCCTCCTCTTATCGAACGTCTCGATGATTTCAATGTAACAAGAGTTGTACATAGCTGTCTGTATTTTTTCCATGTTTCTATCAGACAAATATTCTTATGGTATTAAGAAAACTGTAAAGTTGGTTTCAGATATCTATAAGATAGAAGCATGATATTTTTACCAATTGCATGGTACCTGCGGTGGTTTGGGAGAATTTTATTGATTcatgccttgttcggttattgtcattacatatggattggatgagattgaaaaaaattaagaagaagtttgacttgtttgggatttaaaCTCACTCAATCCATATATATGGATTGAGAACTAACCGAACAAGACCTTATCTGGCTCAGTGAATCGCTTATTGAATGATGCAATTGTGGAACACATGTCATTTTGCTCATGCAACCTACGAACATTCGAGTCTAGTAACAAGTCTCATGGTGTTCTCCCACCGGCCGCTCCGCCATATCATCTCTTCCAGTTCCAACCCAGTCATCTTCCGACCGTACGCAAGTACGTACGTATACATGGTACATGGACGCATTGCAGCTTGCAGGTGTCTGTATGTACGCCGTACGGTTGCCGTCTTGTACTCGGAAAAGGGAACTCTGATGGGTGCGCACGCGCTCCGCGTGTCACTTGAACAAGGCTTCGATCTCCCTCCTGTACTTGTCTGTCACTTTGTCCCTCCTTATTTTCATGGTGGGTGTCATCAGACCATTGTCAATCTGAACAAAACAAACAAAAATTACCGTCAAGTTCCAAGGAAACATCAATTATATTTACAAATATGATGGGTGCAAAACCTACCGTGAATGGTTCGTCGACAACCAGAATTGGCCCGACACGGAAGGAGCAGTGCGCTGTCCTGAAACGCGTGAACAAAATAATTAAGCACTTCCTCCTGATGACACCAGATGTCAAATAGTCAAAAAAAATCATGGAACAGCAGCGTCACGTGCACACAAAGAAAGGCGTCGTCCCAAAAAAATCCATGTTCGTTCTTTTTTATAAATTTTATATTTATATTACGTGTGCCTCTTTTCAGTTCTTTCCGCCAGTTGTTTCTGTTCCCAACAGCAAGAAGACGGCAGCAGGTTGAGAGAAGCAACagcagggaggggaggggagggccaGTCTCACCAGGTTCTCAATTCATCATATAGCATGTTCATGACCTTATCTTTCGCTAGCTCGCCATCCTCACCAAGGATGGACTTCCTTTTTGCTTCTGCCAGAACTTCATCATTGTTGGGAACAATTATGGCACCAAGACGCCGTTGATCCTATTCAGAGAACAATGGCATGAACTTACTTATGTGGCTTCAGTGGGATTAATCCAGTTATCATTGTTACATTCAAATCTAATCTCatcagaagaagaaaaaaaatgatAAATGCAAGCGCAATGCAGGAGCCATAACACCACAGTTTCAGATAACGGCATGTTTTTTTTTCCTTTGCATGTTTGGGAGCCAGTGGAATGGAGATCATTGGAAAGGCTAAAATTTccttgctattcaaaattgaatagcaaAATGATTTTAACCCCTCCAATCCCCTCTGTTTTCCTTGcccaaacaagcccttagagAAATATTTACCCTAGTTGCATCGAGAAAAAAATATATCTGCCAACACATATAAAGTGGTCTGATTTGAGTGTAGTAACTATTACAGTATCGCTTACCTGCCCGATCACAACTATCTGATTAATCAAGGTACTCCTGCTGGCTGCTTCCTCGATCTCAGCAGGTTCAACATTTTCACCTACAAATGAGATGGCCAAGGTCAGTAGAAATAGATACACGATGATGGCACAAACTAGATTTCCTGTGTGCAACATCAAAGATCAAACGGTAAGTTCAATAACAGAATGAGAATCATTAAAAGAATGACGAAGAACAGATCTATGCCAAAAAAAAAATACATTCTGAAAAAGAAGAGACTAATGATAGTCTGAACCTGTAGATAGGACTATTGTATCCTTTGCACGCCCTTCAAGAACAATCATCCCTCCACACTGGCGACTTGGCCCCATGGCATGATGAGGTACTATCCAACCTACATCTCCAGTGCTGAACCAACCCTCTTGATCAAAAGCTTCATTTGTAGCCGATGGGTTCTAATGACAAACAAAAAATATATGAAATGAGTCCTCCGAGAAAGCTGAATAATAAAAATAATATCATTACTCTGTACACGGGGACGAGGCATGGATTTTAAGATTTCGATGCTTAGTTATTAATGTACATTTCGCTTTCTGCTATATTCATCAACATCATACGAGGGCTTAATATATTAAGTAAAACATGAAATTGTAGGAATACTACAGCTCTTCTTTTTTGTCAACTATTTAGCAAAGGTATCAAGTTTTTAATAGTGTAACCCTGGACCATATTCTTAGCTAACTATAAGTACAACAAATCTAAAATAATGTTTCACACATAACTGATTAATTCTTGCATAGAAAAATAACCAGTTCGTTTCTACCAAAAGAAAGTGTTACTTTGACTTGGACCAGCAACATGCTAATGGAACATCAGCAGTCTAATTTTGATTTGTCAATTGATTTTGTTAGACACTGCTGTGTAAACGTGTGGGGGGCTTGAGCTGGCATGTTTCACACATAATTGATTTTGTTATATGGTTAGTTTGTTAGAGAAATATGAGGAGATTCTCGATTGGTTGTGTTTCTATAAACTGCAAGACCTCCTCAGCCTATATGTGTGTGTTTGCGTAATCTGGCATCTCATTCTCATCAATCAATCATTCCACACAATACAATCTCTTTCAGATTTGTATCAGCAAAGGAAAAAAGTAAAAACCTTATAGTATCCCTTCATTACTTGTGGTCCTTTAATTTTCACAATCCCCTTTGAACCATCTGGAAGGACCTCACCAGTCTCAATGTCAAAAATCTTGATTTCAGTATGCTTTATTGGGTGACCAACTGTCCCAAGAACCTTCAAGCGACACAAACACTTAATGTTAGTATTATTGACCTTATCGCATGTAACAAATAGGAAACAGTCTGCATGACTATAAAATTATGTTAGTAAATAAAAACAAGCCTTCCCTCTTCTTACATTACAGAATGGTCGTCTAGCAGCAACAACAGGAGAAGTCTCAGTAAGGCCATAGCCGTTTTGTACTTTAATGCCAATGGCCTGAAAGAACAAAACATTGATAAAGCTGCTGACATTTAAAATAAGATTTTTATTGATAACCATCTACCTCAAAAAACTTATCAACATGCATCGGAAGACTTCCACCGCCACTAATACCAGCCTGCAAGTTATCACAGAAACTAGGCGGTTTATTAATAAGTAGGAGTTAAGGAAGTTCAGCCTACACTTAAAATTGTGAGGATCGTTGATGGAACACAGAAATAAGAATACAAAcaacattaatatacctttgaaatCCCGATTGCTGAATGAATTTTCTTGTATACTAGAATCTTCGCCAGATTATGTAAAGGCCAAAGAAATGCAGCAACCAATCTTGCCCACAGCCACTTCATCATATAGGCGATGACTGATGGTTTGACAAGATTGTTTGATAAAACTGTTCCCTTTTCAATGGAAGAGAATAACAGGAAAAAGAAAACCGAGTCAAGCAaagaaaggccacaagtacaaactAACAAAAGGAACTTCAATTTCTAGAACATTTGGTTATTAAAGAATAACAAAACAAAGTTTTTTTCATGACCATGTCGCGACCAGCATGTATATTTCATTAAGAGGGAAGGAAAGCTGAATACAACGCATTGCCACACCACAATATATGTGCGCAGCCTGCGAGAGGCATGCCGCAGCATACATGGTAGTGTGCGACAAGGGAACCCTCACATAATTAGGAGACTATACATCATCTTTGAAGTAATTCCTTGCAGCTAAATAAACTACTAAAGTAAGTAGCTTATGCCAATTCAGTGTCCGGACCTCATAGATCTTCTTTGCCTCCATATATAGGAAACTTATCTTGATAAGTGAAAGAGCAATAATTTTTCGAGCAGCAGAACTGGATGAAATCTGCCTATGAATTGAACTGTACAAAATCAAGAAGAAAATTAGGAAATGGGCAGAAGTCTTTCCATATAAAGTGTCACTATTCGCTTAACCATTCAACAGTTAAAAAATGCTACCTGCATGCAACCATTAGTGAACTGAAGTGTCCCTATTAGTTGACCAATCATTTACCGTAGTACATATGTTATTGAGTCTCACAGTTCCAAAATGTAACTTAACTTTTTTTTGTTATAGAAAATCCTGATGCTACTGGAATATTGATGACAAATGCAGAGATATTTCAAACATTGATATACTTTAATATACTGATGGACAAGTTTTAGAAAGTGTCTCCAGATAAAGGCAACTATAAAGCATCAAATGACAAAGAACAGGAGCAGCAGAAAACTAACATGTACAGAGTTTCGTAGACCAGTGGTACTGATATAATATATTGAGGCTGGTAACGCTGCAAATCTTCCTATCAAAGAAGATAGAAGAAGATGTCAAAATGCCCTAAGGAACTTCAGCATCTTCTGCAACAGATAGACAATAAAACTAGTGAACAACAACACAGATAAAACTTTGGAAACGAGATCTGCACATCGCTGCGTGCTAATACAAGATCTGACGGTCTGAGTCTGACCCATTTTCCAGCTCTTAGTAAGCTGATAAAAAATAATACAGCAAGCACGCAAATACACTTAGATTGAGACCACATaaattgctcaacagcatactaggTGCTTTATGCAGACCAAGCATCCTTGGTATTGATAACATTACAGGGTGCTTAATGCGAAAAGGACCTCTACCTAAGTTGGTTTGATGGTCTGAGTAACACTCCTCAGATCCTGAGTTCGACTCCCTGTGAAAACAAATTTCAGTTTTGGGTTTAAAAAATAtctcgtctgtcccacgccaaagcataGGTTTAAGGCCTCGACCatggtcgtggtcgttctcaAATGAGttgccgctgtgtatgggtgtgACAGAGGTTCAAGGGTTTTCTCGGCCTGCCTCAGGTCGAGTTTTTTTTACAGGATGCTTAATACTGAAAGCCTGAAACTAAGTAATTAATTATAGTAAggtaatttaagttgaaaacatatgAAAATCATACCTTCAGGTACTTAACAGTAGTGTAAACTTGCTGGATACCATACGAGAAGATGAAGTACTCACAAGCACGCTCATATGCATGCCATGTTGGAAG
It contains:
- the LOC103644323 gene encoding probable acyl-activating enzyme 16, chloroplastic gives rise to the protein MRPPRPGEGHEAARRDTATSAHLSCPSPMPGVVALYRSRLPIYSSRASEANEMSLWIAGTGAMLAASASSGQMAGLCVPRRSPTPPLLARRGRGRGRLLPRRPATLLRRDLRPAAAASPPPQSAGSAIEHQVRKKCSPLLESALLPGGSDSTLHEWKAVPDIWRTAAEKYADLVAVVDPYHEPPTEWTYTQLEQEILDFSQGLRAIGVAPDEKLALFADNSCRWLVADQGIMATGAINVVRGTRSSDEELFQIYTHSESIALVVDSPQFFNRLAESFMSRINTRFIVLLWGDKSCIDSQAIKDIPLYGYKDIIELGRESRNALFLSDEQGQQDVFESISPEDVATLIYTSGTSGTPKGVMLTHRNLLHQINNLWEIVPAEPGDRFLSMLPTWHAYERACEYFIFSYGIQQVYTTVKYLKEDLQRYQPQYIISVPLVYETLYISIHRQISSSSAARKIIALSLIKISFLYMEAKKIYEGTVLSNNLVKPSVIAYMMKWLWARLVAAFLWPLHNLAKILVYKKIHSAIGISKAGISGGGSLPMHVDKFFEAIGIKVQNGYGLTETSPVVAARRPFCNVLGTVGHPIKHTEIKIFDIETGEVLPDGSKGIVKIKGPQVMKGYYKNPSATNEAFDQEGWFSTGDVGWIVPHHAMGPSRQCGGMIVLEGRAKDTIVLSTGENVEPAEIEEAASRSTLINQIVVIGQDQRRLGAIIVPNNDEVLAEAKRKSILGEDGELAKDKVMNMLYDELRTWTAHCSFRVGPILVVDEPFTIDNGLMTPTMKIRRDKVTDKYRREIEALFK